The proteins below are encoded in one region of Corynebacterium sphenisci DSM 44792:
- the bluB gene encoding 5,6-dimethylbenzimidazole synthase, with amino-acid sequence MELHEAIRRRRDVRAEFTGGRVDRATLTRLLAAAHAAPSVGHSQPWDFHVIRDPARLAAFRDHVLDRRAEFAAALPPGRRRVFDPIRIEGIVAAGTGVAVTYDPRRGGEHVLGRATIADTGPLSVALAIQNLWLAATAEGLGVGWVSFYEEGFLADFLGVAAPVRPLAWLCVGPVTHLADRPDLERAGWRRGLPLDEVVHWD; translated from the coding sequence GTGGAGCTGCACGAGGCGATCCGGCGGCGCCGGGACGTGCGCGCCGAGTTCACCGGCGGGCGGGTGGATCGGGCCACCCTGACCCGGCTGCTCGCCGCCGCCCACGCCGCGCCCTCGGTGGGGCACAGCCAGCCCTGGGACTTCCACGTGATCCGGGATCCGGCGCGGCTGGCGGCGTTCCGGGACCATGTCCTGGACCGCCGGGCGGAGTTCGCCGCGGCGCTGCCGCCGGGCCGGCGGCGGGTGTTCGACCCGATCCGGATCGAGGGCATCGTCGCCGCGGGCACCGGGGTGGCGGTGACCTACGATCCGCGCCGCGGCGGGGAGCATGTGCTCGGCCGGGCCACCATCGCCGACACCGGCCCGCTGTCGGTGGCGCTGGCCATCCAGAACCTGTGGCTGGCGGCGACCGCGGAGGGCCTCGGGGTGGGCTGGGTGAGCTTCTACGAGGAGGGCTTCCTCGCCGATTTCCTCGGCGTGGCCGCCCCGGTGCGCCCGCTGGCCTGGTTGTGCGTGGGCCCGGTGACCCATCTGGCGGACCGGCCCGATCTGGAGCGGGCCGGCTGGCGCCGGGGCCTGCCCCTCGACGAGGTGGTGCACTGGGACTAG
- a CDS encoding S9 family peptidase — protein sequence MADTPGTAPDHPAAAPAAIPAAPVAARRPVRRSFHGREVEDDYEWLRDREDPEVLAHLAAENAHTEAMTAELAGLREEIYAEIRSRVQETDLSVPVRSGDWWYYARTVAGRAYGLSCRVPAEPGDWTPPRIPAEAAPGTVAGEQILLDLDELAEGHDFFALGAAAVSPDGNLLAYSVDRTGDERYDLRVKDLRTGAHLPDAVIEGIAPGATWVGSGHLFYQRVDAAWRPDSVWRHRIGTDPAEDVRVFHEPDESFWVGVGDTRSRRFLIIETASKVTSESHWIDAAEPTAAPRCIRPRETGVEYEVDHAVIGGEDRWLVTHNFTGPDFALGSCPVGAFADPGELTGHIAHEAGRRIEGVDCFAGHLVLSYRSGGIGRLALSGVDRVDFAELGFDEELYTAGPAGNPEWEAPVLRYGYSSFTTPAQVWQLDPATGERTLLKEQPVRGGYDRGDYVATRRWVTAADGARVPVSLVHRRDLDLGRPNPLLLYGYGSYEIPVDPGFSIARLSLLDRGMIFAVAHVRGGGEMGRTWWEAGRGTAKRNTFTDFIAVADDLIAAGVTAPDRMVAEGGSAGGMLMGAVANLAGDRFAGIEAVVPFVDPLTSMLKPELPLTVVEWDEWGDPYHDPEVYDYMAAYAPYENIREADYPPILAVTSLNDTRVLYVEPAKWVARLRERARGGPFLLKTEMSAGHGGVSGRYAKWRETAFEYAWLLRRAGAA from the coding sequence ATGGCGGATACCCCCGGCACCGCCCCCGACCACCCCGCCGCCGCCCCCGCGGCCATTCCGGCCGCCCCGGTCGCGGCCCGCCGGCCGGTCCGGCGCAGCTTCCACGGCCGCGAGGTCGAGGACGACTACGAGTGGCTGCGCGACCGCGAGGATCCCGAGGTGCTCGCGCACCTGGCGGCGGAGAACGCGCACACCGAGGCGATGACCGCCGAGCTGGCGGGGCTGCGCGAGGAGATCTACGCCGAGATCCGCTCCCGGGTGCAGGAGACCGACCTCTCCGTGCCGGTGCGCTCCGGGGACTGGTGGTACTACGCGCGCACCGTCGCCGGCCGCGCCTACGGGCTGAGCTGCCGGGTGCCGGCCGAGCCCGGGGACTGGACCCCGCCGCGGATCCCCGCCGAGGCCGCGCCCGGCACCGTCGCCGGGGAGCAGATCCTGCTCGACCTCGACGAGCTCGCCGAGGGCCACGACTTCTTCGCCCTCGGCGCCGCCGCGGTCAGCCCGGACGGGAACCTGCTCGCCTACTCGGTGGACCGCACCGGCGATGAGCGCTACGACCTGCGGGTGAAGGATCTGCGCACCGGGGCGCACCTGCCCGACGCGGTGATCGAGGGGATCGCGCCGGGGGCGACCTGGGTTGGCTCCGGGCACCTGTTCTACCAGCGGGTCGACGCGGCCTGGCGGCCCGATTCGGTGTGGCGGCACCGGATCGGGACCGACCCGGCGGAGGATGTGCGGGTCTTCCACGAACCCGACGAGTCCTTCTGGGTGGGCGTCGGCGACACCCGCTCCCGGCGCTTCCTGATCATCGAGACCGCCTCCAAGGTGACCTCGGAGAGCCACTGGATCGACGCCGCGGAGCCCACCGCGGCGCCGCGGTGCATCCGGCCCCGGGAGACCGGCGTCGAGTACGAGGTGGATCATGCCGTGATCGGCGGCGAGGACCGCTGGCTGGTCACCCACAACTTCACCGGGCCGGATTTCGCCCTGGGCAGCTGCCCGGTGGGCGCCTTCGCCGACCCGGGCGAGCTCACCGGGCACATCGCCCATGAGGCGGGCCGGCGCATCGAGGGCGTGGACTGCTTCGCCGGGCACCTGGTGCTGTCCTACCGCTCGGGGGGGATCGGCCGGCTGGCGCTGTCCGGGGTGGACCGGGTGGACTTCGCCGAGCTGGGCTTCGACGAGGAGCTCTACACCGCCGGCCCGGCGGGCAACCCGGAATGGGAGGCCCCGGTGCTGCGCTACGGCTACTCCTCCTTCACCACCCCGGCCCAGGTGTGGCAGCTCGACCCGGCCACCGGGGAGCGCACGCTGCTCAAGGAGCAGCCGGTGCGCGGCGGCTACGACCGCGGCGATTACGTGGCCACCCGCCGCTGGGTCACCGCCGCGGACGGGGCCCGGGTGCCGGTGTCCCTGGTGCACCGCCGGGATCTGGATCTCGGCCGGCCGAACCCGCTGCTGCTCTACGGCTACGGCTCCTACGAGATCCCGGTGGACCCGGGGTTCTCCATCGCCCGGCTGTCCCTGCTGGACCGGGGCATGATCTTCGCGGTGGCGCATGTGCGCGGCGGCGGGGAGATGGGCCGCACCTGGTGGGAGGCCGGCCGGGGCACCGCCAAGCGGAACACCTTCACCGACTTCATCGCGGTCGCCGACGATCTCATCGCCGCCGGGGTGACCGCCCCGGACCGGATGGTCGCCGAGGGCGGCTCCGCCGGGGGGATGCTGATGGGCGCAGTGGCCAACCTCGCCGGGGACCGCTTCGCCGGGATCGAGGCGGTGGTGCCCTTCGTGGACCCGCTGACCTCCATGCTCAAACCCGAGCTGCCGCTGACCGTGGTGGAGTGGGACGAGTGGGGCGACCCCTACCATGACCCGGAGGTCTACGACTACATGGCCGCCTACGCCCCCTACGAGAACATCCGGGAGGCCGACTACCCGCCGATCCTGGCGGTGACCAGCCTCAACGACACCCGGGTGCTCTACGTGGAGCCCGCGAAATGGGTGGCCAGGCTGCGCGAGCGCGCCCGCGGCGGGCCCTTCCTGCTGAAGACCGAGATGAGCGCCGGGCACGGCGGGGTCTCCGGGCGCTACGCGAAATGGCGGGAGACCGCCTTCGAGTACGCCTGGCTGCTGCGCCGCGCCGGCGCCGCCTGA
- a CDS encoding phosphoribosylaminoimidazolesuccinocarboxamide synthase, producing MRPELSSYDHLSAGKVREIYEIDADTLLMVVSDRISAYDHILDTEIPDKGRVLTAMSVFFFEALSAPNHLAGPADDERIPAEVLGRALVCRKLDMVPFECVARGYLTGSGLREYRETGAVCGVALPPGLTEGSKLPEPIFTPATKAELGDHDENVSFAHVVDAIGRERAEQLRETTLGVYRTAASMAADRGLILADTKFEFGVDAEGTLVLADEVLTPDSSRYWPADSYAEGQVNPSFDKQYVRDWLTGPKSGWKRGTGAPPPPLPGSVVEATRERYIEAYERISGRRFADWYGEPA from the coding sequence ATGAGACCCGAACTCTCCTCCTATGATCACCTCTCCGCCGGGAAGGTCCGCGAGATCTACGAGATCGACGCGGACACCCTGCTGATGGTGGTCAGCGACCGGATCTCCGCCTACGACCACATCCTGGACACCGAGATCCCGGACAAGGGGCGGGTGCTCACCGCGATGAGCGTGTTCTTCTTCGAGGCGCTGTCCGCGCCGAACCACCTGGCCGGGCCCGCCGACGACGAGCGGATCCCCGCCGAGGTGCTGGGCCGGGCGCTGGTCTGCCGGAAGCTGGACATGGTGCCCTTCGAATGCGTCGCCCGCGGCTACCTCACCGGCTCCGGGCTGCGCGAGTACCGCGAGACCGGGGCGGTGTGCGGGGTGGCGCTGCCCCCCGGGCTCACCGAGGGCTCGAAGCTGCCGGAGCCGATCTTCACCCCCGCCACCAAGGCCGAGCTGGGCGATCACGACGAGAACGTGTCCTTCGCCCATGTCGTCGACGCGATCGGCCGGGAGCGCGCCGAGCAGCTGCGGGAGACCACCCTGGGCGTCTACCGCACCGCCGCGTCGATGGCCGCCGACCGCGGGCTCATCCTCGCGGACACCAAATTCGAGTTCGGCGTCGACGCCGAGGGGACCCTGGTGCTCGCCGACGAGGTGCTCACCCCGGACTCCTCCCGCTACTGGCCGGCCGACTCCTACGCCGAGGGCCAGGTCAACCCCAGCTTCGACAAGCAGTACGTGCGGGATTGGCTCACCGGGCCGAAATCCGGCTGGAAGCGCGGCACCGGCGCGCCCCCGCCGCCGCTGCCCGGTTCCGTGGTGGAGGCCACCCGGGAGCGCTACATCGAGGCCTACGAGCGGATCTCCGGCCGCCGCTTCGCGGACTGGTACGGCGAGCCCGCCTGA
- a CDS encoding acetyl-CoA C-acetyltransferase, with translation MPPTDIRRAVIVGGNRIPFARSNKEYSHASNQDMLTAALDGLTARFGLAGERLGEVAAGAVLKHSRDFNLTRECVLGSALDPATPAFDVQQACATGMEAMSSIANKIKLGQIDAGIAGGVDTTSDAPIALSDSLRRKLLDASRAKKPIDQVKIFGSVRPADLAPAAPSTGEPRTGLSMGDHQAITTAKWGVTRAEQDELAAASHRNLARAYDEGFFTDLVTPFKGVSRDTNLRPDSTAEKLAKLRPVFGLDLEAEPTMTAGNSTPLTDGASAVLVATEEWAAERGLPVLADVVDTEAAAVDFVHGAEGLLMAPAYATPRLLARNGLTLDDIDFFEIHEAFAATVLCTLKAWQDEGFCRERLGLDGVLGEVPREKLNVNGSSLACGHPFAATGARIAATLAKMLRAKADETGKTARGLISVCAAGGQGVVTILEARA, from the coding sequence ATGCCCCCCACGGACATCCGCCGCGCCGTCATCGTCGGCGGCAACCGCATCCCCTTCGCCCGCTCCAACAAGGAGTACAGCCACGCCTCCAACCAGGACATGCTCACCGCCGCCCTCGACGGGCTGACCGCCCGCTTCGGCCTGGCCGGGGAGCGCCTCGGCGAGGTCGCCGCGGGCGCGGTGCTCAAGCACTCCCGGGACTTCAACCTCACCCGCGAATGCGTGCTCGGCTCCGCCCTGGATCCGGCCACCCCGGCCTTCGACGTGCAGCAGGCCTGCGCCACCGGGATGGAGGCGATGAGCTCCATCGCCAACAAGATCAAGCTCGGCCAGATCGACGCCGGCATCGCCGGCGGGGTGGACACCACCTCGGACGCCCCGATCGCGCTGTCCGATTCGCTGCGCCGCAAGCTGCTGGACGCCTCCCGGGCGAAGAAGCCGATCGACCAGGTGAAGATCTTCGGCTCCGTGCGGCCGGCCGACCTGGCCCCGGCCGCGCCCTCCACCGGGGAGCCGCGCACCGGCCTGTCCATGGGCGACCACCAGGCGATCACCACCGCGAAGTGGGGGGTCACCCGCGCCGAGCAGGACGAGCTGGCCGCCGCCTCGCACCGCAACCTGGCCCGCGCCTACGACGAGGGCTTCTTCACCGACCTGGTCACCCCCTTCAAGGGCGTGTCCCGGGACACCAACCTGCGCCCGGACTCCACCGCGGAGAAGCTCGCCAAGCTGCGCCCGGTGTTCGGCCTGGACCTGGAGGCGGAGCCGACCATGACCGCCGGCAACTCCACCCCGCTCACCGACGGCGCCTCCGCGGTGCTGGTGGCCACCGAGGAGTGGGCCGCCGAGCGCGGGCTGCCGGTGCTGGCCGACGTGGTGGACACCGAGGCCGCCGCGGTGGACTTCGTGCACGGCGCGGAGGGGCTGCTGATGGCCCCGGCCTACGCCACCCCCCGGCTGCTCGCCCGCAACGGGCTCACCCTCGACGACATCGACTTCTTCGAGATCCACGAGGCCTTCGCCGCCACCGTGCTGTGCACCCTGAAGGCCTGGCAGGACGAGGGGTTCTGCCGCGAGCGGCTCGGCCTGGACGGCGTCCTCGGCGAGGTGCCGCGGGAGAAGCTCAACGTCAACGGCTCCTCCCTGGCCTGCGGCCACCCCTTCGCCGCCACCGGCGCCCGGATCGCGGCGACCCTGGCGAAGATGCTGCGCGCCAAGGCCGACGAGACCGGGAAGACCGCCCGGGGCCTCATCTCGGTGTGCGCCGCCGGCGGCCAGGGCGTCGTCACCATCCTGGAGGCCCGGGCCTAG
- a CDS encoding 3-oxoacyl-ACP reductase — MADKYQELVNGGPLTGVAKTLGLPQPPYLRRHKPGAGLLGANDRVLVTGSGPDADAIAEQLAAWELNVRRDSAADKKVGAIVVVLTEAARPTDLQGPVLAAAKHLRKLDKGGRVVFVSRAKSGDIADAALNAVRSGVEGIVRSLGHEVRGGATANGVLIADGVDVTAPSAVASLRFLLSGRSAFIDGQFLTVGSAAGELPEDWDRPLAGKVAAITGSARGIGAAIARQMSSLGAKVIVIDVPAAGEALATVANEVDGLALQQDITAADAGTVIADAAVQRYGRLDIVVHNAGITRDKMLANMDEAKWGAVIAVNIESQLRMNEQLLAHPAFAESPRIAALASTSGIAGNRGQTNYAAAKAGVIGMVESLAATFAERGGNINAVAPGFIETEMTAAVPFVNRQVARRVNSLQQGGLPLDVANAIAFLVSDQALGVNGEVLRVCGQNIVGK; from the coding sequence ATGGCCGACAAGTATCAGGAACTGGTCAACGGCGGGCCGCTCACCGGCGTCGCGAAGACCCTCGGACTGCCCCAGCCGCCCTACCTGCGCCGGCACAAGCCCGGGGCCGGGCTGCTCGGCGCCAATGACCGGGTGCTGGTCACCGGCTCCGGGCCGGACGCCGACGCGATCGCCGAGCAGCTCGCCGCCTGGGAGCTCAACGTCCGCCGCGACTCCGCCGCGGACAAGAAGGTGGGCGCCATCGTGGTGGTGCTCACCGAGGCCGCCCGGCCCACCGATCTGCAGGGTCCGGTGCTCGCCGCCGCGAAGCACCTGCGCAAGCTGGACAAGGGCGGCCGGGTGGTCTTCGTCTCCCGGGCGAAGTCCGGCGACATCGCCGACGCGGCGCTCAACGCGGTGCGCTCCGGGGTGGAGGGCATCGTGCGCTCCCTGGGCCACGAGGTCCGCGGCGGCGCCACCGCCAACGGGGTGCTCATCGCCGACGGGGTGGACGTCACCGCCCCCTCCGCGGTGGCCTCGCTGCGCTTCCTGCTCTCCGGCCGCTCCGCCTTCATCGACGGCCAGTTCCTCACCGTGGGCTCCGCCGCCGGCGAGCTGCCCGAGGACTGGGACCGGCCGCTGGCCGGCAAGGTCGCCGCGATCACCGGCTCCGCCCGCGGCATCGGCGCCGCGATCGCGCGCCAGATGAGCTCCCTCGGCGCGAAGGTGATCGTCATCGACGTGCCCGCCGCCGGGGAGGCCCTGGCCACGGTCGCCAACGAGGTCGACGGGCTGGCCCTGCAGCAGGACATCACCGCCGCCGACGCCGGCACCGTGATCGCCGATGCGGCGGTCCAGCGCTACGGCCGGCTGGATATCGTGGTGCACAACGCCGGGATCACCCGGGACAAGATGCTCGCCAACATGGACGAGGCCAAGTGGGGCGCGGTAATCGCGGTGAACATCGAGTCCCAGCTGCGCATGAACGAGCAGCTGCTGGCGCACCCGGCCTTCGCCGAGTCCCCGCGGATCGCCGCCCTGGCCTCGACCTCCGGCATCGCCGGCAACCGGGGCCAGACCAACTACGCCGCCGCCAAGGCCGGCGTGATCGGCATGGTGGAGTCGCTGGCGGCGACCTTCGCCGAGCGCGGCGGCAACATCAACGCCGTCGCCCCGGGCTTCATCGAGACCGAGATGACCGCCGCGGTGCCCTTCGTCAACCGCCAGGTGGCCCGCCGGGTGAACTCCCTGCAGCAGGGCGGCCTGCCCCTGGACGTCGCCAACGCGATCGCCTTCCTGGTCTCCGACCAGGCCCTCGGCGTCAACGGCGAGGTGCTGCGGGTGTGCGGCCAGAACATCGTGGGCAAGTAG
- a CDS encoding MaoC/PaaZ C-terminal domain-containing protein produces MTRTLPEVPALAPLYARAAAGAARKRPDSTELATPALAVRGVTVDAARDAEFRRLAGAADSAEAFFGHVHALIMPIQMELMAADDFPLPMMGLVHLENTYRRLGAVALGAQVDVEVRVAGFRGHRAGTEVLLDATVTAAGGGETLVEERSVYLAKGRRLPGVAAPAAGDAPRGRFRVPVPTACWRLPAGTGRAWAKVSGDWNPIHVTGLTAKALGMPGVIAHGMYTASRALAEAGVPDAAPFEFAISFGAPVTLPAKVLLAITPAEGSGRRGDMDIVAWHGRRKRPHFTGSTRML; encoded by the coding sequence ATGACGAGGACCCTGCCCGAGGTGCCCGCCCTGGCGCCGCTCTACGCCCGCGCCGCCGCCGGCGCCGCGCGCAAGCGCCCCGACTCCACGGAGCTGGCCACCCCCGCCCTGGCGGTGCGCGGCGTCACCGTCGACGCCGCCCGGGACGCTGAGTTCCGCCGGCTGGCCGGGGCCGCCGATTCCGCGGAGGCCTTCTTCGGCCACGTGCACGCGCTGATCATGCCCATCCAGATGGAGCTGATGGCCGCGGACGATTTCCCGCTGCCGATGATGGGCCTGGTGCACCTGGAGAACACCTACCGGCGGCTGGGCGCGGTGGCGCTCGGCGCGCAGGTGGACGTGGAGGTCCGGGTCGCCGGCTTCCGCGGGCACCGCGCCGGCACCGAGGTGCTGCTCGACGCCACGGTCACCGCCGCCGGCGGCGGGGAGACCCTGGTCGAGGAGCGCTCCGTGTACCTGGCCAAGGGCCGGCGGCTGCCCGGGGTGGCCGCCCCCGCGGCCGGGGACGCCCCCCGGGGCCGGTTCCGGGTGCCCGTGCCCACCGCCTGCTGGCGGCTGCCCGCCGGCACCGGCCGGGCCTGGGCGAAGGTCTCCGGGGACTGGAACCCGATCCACGTCACCGGGCTCACCGCCAAGGCGCTGGGCATGCCGGGCGTCATCGCGCACGGCATGTACACCGCATCCCGGGCGCTCGCCGAGGCCGGCGTCCCGGACGCGGCGCCCTTCGAATTCGCGATCTCCTTCGGCGCCCCGGTGACCCTGCCGGCGAAGGTGCTGCTGGCGATCACCCCGGCCGAGGGCTCCGGCCGCCGCGGCGACATGGACATCGTCGCCTGGCACGGCCGCCGCAAGCGGCCGCATTTCACCGGGAGCACCCGGATGCTGTGA
- a CDS encoding HypC/HybG/HupF family hydrogenase formation chaperone: MCLGIPAQIVEVVDPSRATVAISGVRRMIATDLLADAGPLAPGDWVLVHVGFALSRIDEEEARLTLEQIARLGEGVLDDEVAQFASSRIPGAGPDGAGAPDAGATR, translated from the coding sequence ATGTGCCTCGGAATACCAGCCCAAATCGTCGAGGTGGTCGACCCCTCCCGCGCCACGGTCGCGATCAGCGGCGTGCGCCGGATGATCGCCACCGATCTGCTCGCCGACGCCGGCCCGCTCGCCCCGGGCGACTGGGTGCTCGTGCACGTCGGCTTCGCCCTGTCCCGGATCGACGAGGAGGAGGCGCGGCTCACCCTGGAGCAGATCGCCCGCCTCGGCGAGGGCGTCCTCGATGACGAGGTCGCCCAGTTCGCCTCCTCCCGGATCCCCGGCGCCGGCCCGGACGGCGCCGGGGCCCCGGATGCGGGGGCGACGCGATGA
- the hypD gene encoding hydrogenase formation protein HypD, with the protein MKYVDEYRDPAAARALLTRIEAEADRLERPIRLMEVCGGHTHTIYRYGLENLLPEAIELVHGPGCPVCVIPMGRVDDAIALAEQPEVTLTTFGDMMRVPGSRGSLLDARARGADVRFVYSPLDALRLAEENPDRQVVFFAVGFETTTPSTAVTLAAAERAGVPNFSVFSNHVLIEPPLRAIVDGGETAVDGFIGPGHVGTVVGTRAFDFLAEEFNLPCVVAGFEPLDILQAVAMLLEQFTSGRVAAGRAEVGNQYARVVRPAGNPGARALMDRVFRVRESFEWRGLGELPRSGLALSAEFAGFDAEARFRVPGARIEDPATCECGSVLTGRIKPWQCRVFGTACTPDTPIGTCMVSPEGACAAYYNFGRIDRDATRRIAVGQHA; encoded by the coding sequence ATGAAGTACGTCGACGAGTACCGCGACCCGGCGGCGGCGCGGGCGCTGCTGACCCGGATCGAGGCCGAGGCGGACCGGCTGGAGCGCCCGATCCGGCTGATGGAGGTCTGCGGCGGGCACACCCACACCATCTACCGCTACGGCCTGGAGAACCTGCTGCCGGAGGCCATCGAGCTGGTGCACGGGCCCGGCTGCCCGGTGTGCGTGATCCCGATGGGCCGGGTCGACGACGCGATCGCCCTGGCGGAGCAGCCGGAGGTGACCCTGACCACCTTCGGGGACATGATGCGGGTGCCCGGCTCACGCGGCTCCCTGCTCGACGCCCGGGCCCGCGGCGCCGACGTGCGCTTCGTGTACTCCCCCCTGGACGCGCTGCGCCTGGCCGAGGAGAACCCGGACCGGCAGGTGGTCTTCTTCGCCGTCGGCTTCGAGACCACCACCCCCTCCACCGCGGTGACCCTGGCCGCCGCCGAACGCGCGGGCGTGCCCAACTTCTCCGTGTTCAGCAACCACGTGCTCATCGAGCCGCCGCTGCGCGCCATCGTCGACGGCGGGGAGACCGCCGTGGACGGGTTCATCGGACCCGGCCACGTCGGCACCGTGGTGGGCACCCGCGCCTTCGACTTCCTCGCCGAGGAGTTCAACCTGCCCTGCGTGGTCGCCGGCTTCGAGCCCCTGGACATCCTGCAGGCGGTGGCGATGCTGCTGGAGCAGTTCACCTCCGGCCGGGTCGCCGCGGGCCGCGCCGAGGTGGGCAACCAGTACGCCCGGGTGGTCCGCCCCGCGGGCAACCCCGGCGCCCGGGCCCTGATGGACCGGGTGTTCCGGGTGCGGGAGAGCTTCGAATGGCGCGGCCTGGGCGAGCTGCCCCGCTCCGGGCTGGCGCTGTCGGCGGAGTTCGCCGGCTTCGACGCCGAGGCGCGCTTCCGCGTCCCCGGCGCCCGGATCGAGGATCCGGCGACCTGCGAATGCGGCTCGGTGCTCACCGGCCGGATCAAGCCCTGGCAGTGCCGGGTGTTCGGCACCGCCTGCACCCCGGACACGCCCATCGGCACCTGCATGGTCTCCCCCGAGGGCGCCTGCGCCGCCTACTACAACTTCGGCCGGATCGACCGCGACGCCACCCGGCGGATCGCGGTCGGCCAGCACGCCTGA
- the hypE gene encoding hydrogenase expression/formation protein HypE: MDPKNRLNDDEARVNANIGRVRARGHRLLDSQVTLAHGAGGKASAALVENVFFEAFGGAALTAAGDSAVLAAPPAGRLAMSTDSYVVNPVEFPGGDIGELAVNGTVNDLAVAGARPLHLTAGFILEEGLEIDLLRRICASMAAAADAAGVAIVAGDTKVVPRGAADRLYVTTAGVGVIPPGRDPGPHRVRAGDAVILSGPIADHGMAVMMARGDLAISAPIESDTRPVHTLVEALFEAVPDTAWLRDATRGGLATVLNELARDTGLGVAIEDAAIAVHDMTRAACDMLGIDPLYVANEGTFAAVVPAAGAEAAVAALVAAGAPDAAVVGRVVAEPAESVVLVTGFGGTRMVDMLVGDPLPRIC; this comes from the coding sequence ATGGACCCGAAGAACCGGCTCAACGACGACGAGGCGAGGGTCAACGCCAACATCGGCCGGGTGCGCGCCCGCGGCCACCGGCTCCTCGACTCCCAGGTCACCCTCGCCCACGGCGCCGGCGGCAAGGCCTCGGCCGCCCTGGTGGAGAACGTGTTCTTCGAGGCCTTCGGCGGCGCGGCGCTCACCGCCGCCGGGGACTCCGCGGTGCTCGCCGCGCCCCCGGCCGGCCGGCTGGCCATGTCCACCGACTCCTACGTGGTCAACCCGGTGGAGTTCCCCGGCGGCGACATCGGCGAGCTGGCGGTCAACGGCACCGTCAACGATCTCGCCGTCGCCGGGGCCCGGCCGCTGCACCTCACCGCGGGGTTCATCCTGGAGGAGGGCCTGGAGATCGACCTGCTGCGCCGGATCTGCGCCTCCATGGCGGCCGCGGCGGACGCCGCCGGGGTGGCCATCGTCGCCGGGGACACCAAGGTGGTGCCCCGCGGGGCGGCGGACCGGCTCTACGTCACCACCGCCGGGGTGGGGGTGATCCCGCCCGGCCGGGATCCCGGGCCGCACCGGGTGCGCGCCGGGGACGCGGTGATCCTCTCCGGGCCGATCGCCGACCACGGCATGGCGGTGATGATGGCCCGCGGGGACCTGGCGATCAGCGCCCCCATCGAATCCGACACCCGGCCGGTGCACACGCTGGTGGAGGCCCTGTTCGAGGCGGTGCCGGACACCGCCTGGCTGCGCGACGCCACCCGCGGCGGGCTGGCCACGGTGCTCAACGAGCTGGCCCGGGACACCGGGCTGGGCGTGGCCATCGAGGATGCGGCGATCGCCGTCCACGACATGACCCGGGCGGCCTGCGACATGCTCGGCATCGACCCGCTCTACGTCGCCAACGAGGGCACCTTCGCCGCGGTGGTGCCCGCGGCCGGGGCGGAGGCCGCGGTGGCGGCGCTGGTCGCCGCCGGCGCCCCCGACGCGGCCGTGGTGGGCCGGGTGGTGGCGGAGCCGGCGGAGTCGGTGGTGCTGGTCACCGGCTTCGGCGGCACCCGGATGGTGGACATGCTGGTCGGCGACCCGCTGCCCCGGATCTGCTGA